Proteins co-encoded in one Rhodococcus sp. PAMC28707 genomic window:
- a CDS encoding acyl-CoA dehydrogenase family protein — MYLDLSDNSKALRAELRAYFAANINEQDRRDLVTQTEGGPTFDRILRKMGADGWLGLGWPEEFGGRGEDPEALYVFYDEVVRANAPLSLVTLNTVGPALIKNGTQQQKDFFLPPILAGELIFAIGYTEPNAGTDLAALETRARVEGDELVINGNKIYTSAGVFADWVWLAVRTDPDAPRHKGISVVLVPTSAPGFSVTEIHTVGGISTSATYYEDVRVPLSNVVGELNQGWGLITNQLNHERVALAARGGIANEMFAEVLEWAKAEPAGEGVVFDISWVRDKMAEVYALLSAADLMNLRLVADVASNTLGGGDSAAAKVFGTEGVVSAYGMLQEVLGAKGLLRPGTPGAALEGRVEQLGRRAQNNTFGGGTNEVMREIVAGKTLGMTMGARRRPDAAKTDATKTTTGAK; from the coding sequence ATGTACTTGGATTTGTCCGACAATTCGAAGGCCCTCCGCGCGGAGCTTCGCGCGTACTTCGCCGCAAACATCAACGAACAGGACCGCCGCGACCTGGTCACACAGACCGAGGGCGGACCGACCTTCGATCGCATTCTGCGCAAGATGGGTGCCGACGGCTGGCTCGGCCTCGGCTGGCCCGAGGAGTTCGGCGGCCGGGGCGAGGACCCCGAGGCGCTCTACGTCTTCTACGACGAGGTCGTGCGCGCGAACGCCCCACTGTCGCTGGTCACGCTGAACACGGTCGGCCCCGCGCTGATCAAGAACGGCACCCAGCAGCAGAAGGACTTCTTCCTGCCGCCGATCCTGGCGGGCGAGCTCATCTTCGCGATCGGCTACACCGAGCCCAACGCGGGCACCGACCTCGCGGCTCTGGAGACCCGGGCACGCGTCGAGGGCGACGAGCTGGTCATCAACGGCAACAAGATCTACACCAGTGCCGGAGTGTTCGCCGACTGGGTGTGGCTGGCCGTGCGAACCGACCCCGACGCGCCCCGACACAAGGGCATCTCCGTGGTGCTTGTCCCCACCAGCGCACCCGGATTCTCGGTCACCGAGATCCACACCGTCGGCGGCATCAGCACCTCCGCCACTTACTACGAGGACGTGCGAGTGCCGCTGTCCAACGTGGTGGGCGAGCTGAACCAGGGTTGGGGCCTGATCACCAACCAGCTCAACCACGAGCGGGTGGCACTGGCCGCGCGCGGCGGCATCGCCAACGAGATGTTCGCCGAGGTCCTCGAGTGGGCTAAGGCCGAGCCCGCCGGCGAAGGCGTCGTCTTCGATATCTCCTGGGTGCGCGACAAGATGGCCGAGGTGTACGCGCTGCTCAGCGCCGCGGACCTGATGAACCTGCGCCTCGTCGCGGACGTAGCTTCGAACACCTTGGGCGGCGGCGACTCCGCAGCCGCCAAGGTCTTCGGTACCGAGGGCGTCGTCAGCGCCTACGGCATGCTGCAGGAGGTCCTTGGTGCCAAGGGTCTGCTGCGTCCCGGCACCCCGGGCGCGGCCCTCGAGGGCCGCGTCGAGCAGCTCGGCCGGCGTGCGCAGAACAACACCTTCGGCGGCGGCACCAACGAGGTCATGCGGGAGATCGTCGCGGGCAAGACCCTCGGCATGACGATGGGCGCGCGTCGCCGCCCCGACGCCGCCAAGACCGACGCCACCAAGACGACAACGGGAGCGAAGTAA